In the Flavobacterium pallidum genome, one interval contains:
- the ade gene encoding adenine deaminase, which translates to MELKGQIVDIRNKRIYPGIVTVNDGRIISIVEKRHWEKQYIMPGFIDAHIHIESSMLVPSEFARLAVTHGTVATISDPHEIANVLGAKGVEYMIENGKKVPFKFHFGAPSCVPATSFETAGAVIDSEGIKDLLASADIYYLAEMMNYPGVIYDDAEVLKKIAWAKHFNKPVDGHAPAVTGDGLKKYVNAGVTTDHECFTSREALEKLALGMKIIIREGSAAKNFEALVYLLSKHYENMMFCSDDKHPDDLIVGHINELCARAVSKGIDVFKVLQAACLNPIDHYKIPVGSLRENDPADFIVVEDLIDFNVLQTYINGQLVAENDQSFIDRVVFSKPNNFKAAAKKPSDFEVSGSGGNIRVIEALEGQLITNELHLKPLLKDGKIISDTQNDILKIVVVNRYEKNAKPAVAFIKNFGFKKGAIASSVAHDCHNIVAIGVSDEEICSAVNLIIENKGGVCAVEKKIQNILPLPIAGIISDLDGWETGKRYQEIDKLAKSFGCRLNAPFMTLSFMALLVIPDLKLSDKGLFSGSKFEFVGLGVG; encoded by the coding sequence ATGGAACTTAAAGGACAAATCGTCGACATCCGCAACAAGCGCATATATCCCGGAATCGTCACCGTGAATGACGGCCGCATCATCTCGATCGTCGAAAAACGCCATTGGGAAAAGCAGTACATCATGCCCGGTTTCATCGATGCGCACATCCATATCGAAAGCTCGATGCTCGTGCCGTCCGAATTTGCAAGGCTTGCCGTCACGCACGGTACGGTCGCCACGATTTCCGATCCGCATGAAATTGCGAATGTCCTCGGCGCAAAAGGCGTGGAATATATGATTGAGAATGGTAAAAAAGTCCCATTTAAATTCCATTTCGGAGCGCCGTCGTGTGTGCCCGCCACGTCTTTTGAAACTGCCGGCGCCGTCATCGATTCGGAAGGGATTAAGGATCTGCTCGCTTCCGCAGATATTTATTACCTCGCCGAAATGATGAATTATCCCGGCGTGATTTACGACGATGCCGAAGTGCTGAAAAAAATCGCCTGGGCGAAACACTTCAACAAACCCGTTGACGGCCATGCTCCGGCGGTCACCGGCGATGGGTTGAAAAAGTACGTTAACGCCGGAGTCACCACTGACCATGAATGTTTTACGAGCAGGGAAGCGTTGGAGAAACTGGCGCTCGGCATGAAAATCATCATCAGGGAAGGCAGCGCCGCGAAGAATTTTGAGGCTTTGGTGTATTTGCTTTCGAAGCATTATGAGAATATGATGTTCTGCTCTGATGACAAACATCCCGATGACCTGATTGTCGGGCACATCAACGAATTGTGCGCGCGTGCCGTTTCAAAAGGCATCGATGTGTTCAAGGTGTTGCAGGCGGCGTGCCTCAACCCGATAGACCATTATAAAATCCCTGTCGGTTCCCTGCGGGAAAACGACCCCGCCGATTTCATTGTCGTTGAAGATCTGATTGATTTTAATGTACTGCAAACCTACATCAACGGGCAGCTTGTCGCTGAGAACGACCAATCATTTATCGACAGGGTGGTATTTTCAAAACCAAATAATTTTAAGGCTGCGGCAAAAAAACCATCCGATTTTGAGGTTTCCGGTTCGGGTGGCAACATCCGTGTGATCGAAGCTTTGGAAGGGCAGTTAATTACGAATGAACTGCACCTGAAACCATTATTAAAAGATGGCAAAATCATTTCGGACACCCAAAACGACATCCTGAAAATCGTCGTTGTGAACCGTTATGAAAAAAATGCGAAGCCAGCCGTAGCCTTTATCAAAAACTTCGGATTCAAGAAGGGAGCGATTGCGAGTTCCGTCGCGCATGATTGCCACAACATCGTTGCCATTGGTGTTTCCGACGAGGAAATCTGCAGCGCCGTGAACCTCATCATTGAAAACAAAGGCGGCGTTTGTGCGGTAGAAAAGAAAATCCAGAACATACTACCACTCCCCATCGCAGGCATCATCAGCGACCTTGACGGTTGGGAAACAGGTAAAAGATACCAGGAAATCGACAAACTGGCGAAAAGTTTCGGCTGTCGATTGAACGCTCCGTTTATGACGTTGTCGTTTATGGCTTTACTCGTAATTCCGGATTTGAAATTATCGGATAAGGGTTTGTTTAGTGGGAGTAAGTTTGAGTTTGTGGGGTTGGGGGTGGGCTAG
- the recJ gene encoding single-stranded-DNA-specific exonuclease RecJ, translated as MRWTLQPSPEPEKVQSLSQTLNIDPLVARLLVQRGIETYEDARKFFRPSLDDLHNPYLMKDMDKAVLRIEKAIENGENILVFGDYDVDGTTAVSLVSSYLKTIYPNVATYIPDRYAEGYGISYTGIDYADDNGVSLIIALDCGIKSIDHVAYAKEKNIDFIICDHHRPGDILPDAVAVLDPKRTDCHYPYDELCGCGVGFKLIQALGAERGQTIDDLLPYLDLVAVAIAADIVPITGENRILAHFGLQVINSFPRNGIKALVYLSKKQKLDITDVVFILAPRINAAGRIRHGNHAVELLTEADFDQAVLYASEIEKYNADRKELDKQITMEALAQIEENNEQEHFTTVVFKDSWHKGVIGIVASRLIETYYRPTIVFTESGEKYAASARSVSGFDVYDALEHCAEHLEQFGGHKYAAGMTLKKENYAAFKNAFEQCVRATIPQELLTPEIRIDAEIDFSEITPKLTRILKQFEPFGPMNMAPVFVSRNVTDTGYAKKLGNDESHLKLFLKQGNSEGFGAIGFGLGKKIDVASEKKPFDVVFCIDENQWNGTVSVQLRVKDIGN; from the coding sequence ATGCGCTGGACACTCCAACCCTCACCCGAACCTGAAAAGGTACAATCGCTTTCACAAACCTTGAACATTGATCCGCTTGTGGCAAGATTGCTGGTACAACGCGGCATCGAAACCTATGAAGATGCGCGGAAATTTTTCCGGCCAAGCCTCGACGACCTGCACAATCCGTACCTGATGAAGGACATGGACAAGGCAGTTTTACGGATTGAAAAAGCGATTGAAAACGGCGAGAACATCCTGGTTTTCGGGGATTATGACGTGGATGGCACGACGGCGGTCTCGTTGGTTTCTTCGTATTTAAAGACCATTTACCCGAATGTGGCGACGTACATTCCGGATCGTTATGCGGAAGGTTACGGCATTTCGTACACCGGTATCGATTATGCCGATGACAATGGCGTTTCACTGATTATTGCGTTGGATTGCGGCATAAAATCCATCGATCACGTTGCTTACGCAAAAGAAAAAAACATCGATTTCATCATTTGCGACCACCACCGCCCGGGCGATATTTTGCCTGATGCGGTGGCGGTTCTGGATCCGAAAAGAACCGATTGCCATTATCCGTATGATGAACTTTGCGGTTGTGGGGTCGGGTTTAAGCTGATCCAGGCCCTCGGCGCCGAACGCGGGCAAACGATTGATGATTTGCTGCCGTACCTTGACCTGGTTGCTGTGGCGATTGCCGCCGATATTGTGCCGATTACGGGCGAAAACAGGATTTTGGCGCATTTCGGATTGCAGGTGATCAATTCGTTCCCGAGGAATGGGATCAAGGCTTTGGTGTATTTATCCAAAAAGCAAAAACTCGACATCACCGATGTGGTGTTCATTCTTGCCCCTAGGATCAATGCGGCGGGAAGGATCCGCCACGGGAACCATGCAGTGGAATTATTGACCGAAGCCGATTTTGACCAGGCTGTTTTATACGCTTCGGAAATTGAAAAATACAACGCTGACCGCAAGGAACTCGACAAGCAGATCACAATGGAGGCTTTGGCACAAATTGAGGAAAATAACGAGCAGGAGCATTTTACGACAGTGGTTTTTAAAGACAGCTGGCATAAAGGCGTGATTGGTATCGTCGCGTCACGATTGATTGAAACCTATTACCGCCCGACGATCGTGTTTACGGAATCGGGTGAAAAATATGCCGCTTCGGCGAGGTCCGTGAGCGGATTCGACGTGTATGATGCTTTGGAACACTGTGCGGAACACCTCGAGCAATTCGGAGGGCATAAATATGCGGCGGGCATGACGTTGAAAAAGGAAAACTATGCCGCTTTCAAAAACGCATTCGAGCAGTGTGTGCGTGCGACGATTCCGCAGGAACTTTTAACGCCGGAAATCAGGATTGACGCGGAAATCGATTTTTCGGAAATTACGCCGAAGCTGACCCGGATATTGAAACAGTTCGAACCGTTTGGCCCGATGAATATGGCACCGGTTTTCGTAAGCCGGAATGTCACCGATACCGGCTATGCGAAGAAACTCGGCAATGACGAATCGCACTTAAAACTGTTTCTCAAACAGGGAAATTCGGAGGGTTTCGGGGCGATTGGTTTCGGGTTGGGCAAAAAAATTGATGTGGCTTCAGAAAAGAAACCGTTCGATGTGGTTTTTTGCATTGATGAAAATCAGTGGAACGGAACGGTAAGCGTGCAGTTACGGGTTAAGGATATTGGTAATTAA
- a CDS encoding UDP-2,3-diacylglucosamine diphosphatase encodes MPLSDGKKIYFASDQHFGAPTRELSFPREQKFVKWLDSVKTDAGVIFLLGDLFDFWFEYNTVVPKGFVRVLGKLAEIRDSGIPIYFFVGNHDLWMHNYFQEELNIPVYHDNQEYTFGGKTFLIGHGDGKGPGDKGYKRMKKVFTNPFSKWLYRWLHPDLGVKLAQYLSVKNKLISGDADVKFLGEDNEWLVLYAKRKLEKKHYDYFVFGHRHLPMKLSVGENSEYVNLGDWIGYFTYGVFDGETFELVEYKG; translated from the coding sequence ATGCCATTATCCGACGGTAAGAAAATCTATTTTGCTTCCGACCAGCATTTTGGGGCACCAACCAGGGAACTCAGTTTCCCCCGGGAGCAAAAATTCGTGAAATGGCTCGATTCCGTTAAAACGGATGCGGGTGTCATCTTCCTTCTTGGTGACCTTTTTGATTTTTGGTTTGAATACAATACGGTCGTGCCGAAAGGATTCGTAAGAGTGCTCGGAAAACTCGCCGAAATACGAGACAGCGGCATCCCAATTTATTTTTTCGTAGGCAACCACGATCTGTGGATGCACAATTATTTCCAGGAAGAGTTGAACATTCCCGTGTACCACGACAACCAGGAATATACTTTTGGCGGAAAAACCTTCCTCATCGGCCATGGCGACGGCAAAGGCCCGGGTGACAAAGGTTATAAACGCATGAAAAAGGTGTTCACCAATCCGTTTTCCAAATGGTTGTACCGTTGGCTGCATCCGGATCTGGGCGTAAAATTGGCCCAATATCTTTCAGTAAAAAACAAATTGATTTCAGGGGATGCCGATGTAAAATTCCTGGGCGAGGACAATGAATGGCTCGTACTGTATGCGAAAAGGAAACTCGAGAAAAAACATTATGATTACTTTGTCTTCGGGCACAGGCATCTGCCAATGAAGCTTTCCGTCGGGGAAAATTCCGAATATGTGAACCTTGGCGACTGGATCGGGTATTTTACGTATGGCGTTTTTGACGGAGAAACCTTTGAGCTTGTGGAATATAAAGGTTAA
- a CDS encoding choice-of-anchor L domain-containing protein, whose amino-acid sequence MKKITLLFTFLLFSVLGYSQLESFEAGIPSTWAVMNGTNGVGALQPWILNTTNWPLPTSPRSPYPGYDDPTGTENAAYVNNEQIGMGNTEEDWLIMNQRMIPANGQLQFRTRLTTVADQGTIYEIRVSTNPTQTNQAAYTVLQSWGEDDMIDATQPLENYQLVKVDFPAALQGQNVYVAFVRKFTQLGTARAGDRWLIDDVNIIEKCADPTGFEIIPTSIASTSVTLSWTNAQLSTNFEVAAIPAVDEFTGVGTPITVSATNPATYFYGGLQPGLTYKFYLRRACGTGTDISYSNWVGPVIGTLLPLGSVCADPLVISGLPFQVVNGNTAPFGDDIDTPQGASCGALPVGTNYLQGNEVFYSYTADATGPISVTMTPIGASSTNSSVFVYQNCSSIGVNCLAGAASSNLNVRNFTLSVTAGQTYYIVISSGGATQTIAYNLLIQKEDCTPKPANLNAAGIQLTQATLSWDNPSNYTSWQVSVQPLGSAVPSGPGEDIVTGTPELIKTGLNPATQYQFWVRVECTAGSGVYSAWAGPYPFNTLICDPSLACNYTFRMNNTTAAGWGATRMQVRQNGIVVATIGAGYTSGIGPVDVSVPLCDGIPFDLFWSVAGASPQQRIVSVINSFGQTIFTKPAGTGTVNSVVYTDVANCTTPRCDLTPTGLAANNVFTNTAEISWVAPATNSWDIYLVSPQTPAPDATTTPTFNDISDNPYALTALTPDTDYVFYVRVNCPTGDSAWAGPFPFHTLPTCPKPTNLGTGTITMTSAELTWVNGTPTDSLWEILLLPGPTAPPAPAPSPADPTVPAGGFFFQTTNSQLHEINTLSAATIYYYYIRTICPGNDKSTWSGPFIFNTVTCDPVDKCDYKFIMTDSGNNGWNGARMQVRQNGIIIQTIGQTISGGGGPVTVTVPLCNNVPFDLYWSVAGTQPAQVGVSVQNPFTDIVYTKLPGEGAPLTVLYADNVLGNCVPPTCPKPTALDVNVTQTTQNSVELTWTESGSATQWEVYAVPVTGATPPVNGSPVTGTGAYHIANANSPYVLTGLQPGTTYIYYVRAICSDTDVSTWTILNPKTFTTKPVNDECEFATIVPVNTTRDCVLSVTGNTLGATRSLPNTAPVCPGNTDDDIWFSFQATSTVHIITISDIVASVPAAADINHTLYSGNDCAALTQMYCSNPNISIATNLVIGNWYKIRVYTSTGNVGPSASFKLCITTPPPVLNDECATATTAVVNTGIECLVSTPASITGATPSPQTSTCAGTEDDDIWFEFTATSTKQIITLSNIVGTTENLSHALYHGDQCGAMTFMYCSDPNESIVNNLVIGDKYKIRVWTNEATLQDVTFDLCIGRILPPITTNTNQYTVPQLVQDVFLGSDCALVSNVTWSTGTNFGSTNGIGYFNKALSEFEYDYGIILSTGNALNVPGPNDSLLSDGGFGWPGDAELETATNMDTQSQNATKLEFDFIPYGDELNFHYKFASEEYGDFQCAYSDAFAFLLTDTTTNTTTNIAVLPDGTEVSVTNVRNGLYNDNCGSVHEQQFETYYGDNGVNPIGAPINYDGITVDLTAHAQVTPGTLYHIKLVIGDRLDSNYDSVVFLKGGSLDIGNVELGSDFLEADGSAICIGDNVTIASSLNPDEYDFVWLKDGEIIPNENGENLVVQQEGVYTVQATYENTTCVTSDSVTVQYFQDAVAGQPANLLNCDANGTASFDLTANQNTIMAPFAPGTHDIHYYLSQEDAEGSTNEITDLTNFTGSNNQTIYVRVNKLTTTCHQFVSFTLVVQDLRPQFTLTADNPAVCPFGTTTLSVVPVNFTIGDASISYKWFYLGNLIPNENGPTLTLTGTAPDSPINYGDYSVTVTYAANGIGAGCDNTEHLELTQGTFDWDISVTGPALLCPQGSGDLVVTITGNPDNVPVKYTYRLLPNGTPVSVFSNVFTISGQEAGTYEIVADIQGCTSEPKTFTVTQTTQADYHVTFGGPYSACINQFVTLAFDALDFDINEPSAEYTWKLNGETVGTGLTYDAQVTGNVEYELVVKVFGCEKSFFVPVTVNDSSISIEFTAECNGNDFVITALPVNGSFNPQSATFDWRGGTFSQGPVPGSIIATTAPTTYYVIVSEGGCSSEDSVTISDISCMIQKGISPNNDTKNDSFDLTALNVKHLSIFNRYGTVVYEYTDYTDQWVGQSNKGEELPDGTYFYVIDKADGEQRTGWVYINR is encoded by the coding sequence ATGAAAAAAATTACACTATTATTCACCTTTCTTCTTTTTTCCGTGCTGGGATACAGTCAGTTGGAAAGTTTTGAAGCAGGAATCCCATCGACATGGGCCGTGATGAACGGCACCAACGGTGTCGGCGCATTACAGCCATGGATCTTAAACACGACCAATTGGCCTTTACCAACTTCTCCACGTTCACCTTACCCGGGGTACGATGATCCTACAGGAACTGAGAACGCAGCTTATGTGAACAACGAGCAGATTGGCATGGGTAATACGGAAGAAGACTGGCTCATCATGAATCAGAGGATGATTCCCGCAAACGGGCAATTGCAGTTCCGGACCAGGCTGACAACAGTAGCTGACCAGGGAACGATATACGAAATACGTGTGTCTACGAACCCTACCCAGACCAACCAGGCAGCTTATACCGTGTTGCAAAGCTGGGGTGAGGATGATATGATCGACGCTACGCAGCCATTGGAGAATTATCAATTGGTTAAGGTTGATTTTCCTGCAGCGTTACAGGGACAGAATGTATATGTGGCTTTTGTGAGGAAGTTTACACAACTTGGCACAGCCAGGGCCGGTGACCGCTGGCTTATTGATGATGTGAATATTATAGAAAAATGTGCGGATCCTACGGGTTTTGAGATTATCCCCACATCAATCGCCTCGACGAGCGTTACCTTATCGTGGACGAATGCGCAATTGTCTACAAATTTTGAAGTTGCTGCCATTCCGGCTGTGGATGAATTTACTGGTGTCGGCACACCTATAACGGTGTCTGCGACCAATCCGGCCACTTATTTTTATGGTGGTTTACAGCCTGGTCTTACCTATAAGTTTTATCTGAGAAGGGCCTGTGGCACTGGAACGGATATATCTTATAGTAACTGGGTCGGACCGGTTATTGGTACTTTACTGCCATTGGGATCGGTTTGTGCGGATCCTCTAGTCATCAGCGGACTGCCTTTCCAGGTTGTTAATGGAAATACCGCACCTTTCGGTGATGACATTGATACCCCTCAGGGAGCTTCCTGCGGAGCGCTTCCTGTCGGGACAAATTACCTTCAGGGCAATGAGGTGTTTTATAGTTATACTGCCGATGCCACTGGCCCTATCAGCGTGACAATGACACCGATTGGCGCTTCGTCGACCAATTCCTCCGTCTTTGTATACCAGAATTGCTCGAGCATAGGGGTGAATTGCCTCGCAGGAGCGGCCAGTTCCAATTTAAATGTCAGGAATTTTACCCTCAGCGTAACTGCCGGACAGACGTATTACATAGTTATTTCTTCGGGAGGAGCCACACAAACCATTGCATACAATCTTTTGATACAAAAAGAAGATTGTACACCCAAACCTGCAAATTTAAATGCAGCCGGCATCCAATTGACCCAGGCGACTTTATCATGGGATAATCCAAGCAATTATACCTCATGGCAGGTGTCAGTGCAACCTTTGGGAAGTGCTGTGCCTTCAGGGCCAGGTGAGGATATTGTAACAGGCACCCCTGAGTTGATTAAGACAGGCCTGAACCCGGCTACCCAATACCAATTCTGGGTAAGGGTAGAATGTACTGCCGGTTCAGGAGTTTACAGTGCCTGGGCGGGGCCTTATCCGTTTAACACCCTGATTTGTGATCCTTCACTGGCTTGTAACTATACTTTCCGGATGAACAATACCACAGCTGCCGGTTGGGGAGCGACAAGGATGCAGGTAAGGCAGAATGGTATCGTTGTAGCGACCATCGGAGCGGGTTATACTTCAGGCATAGGCCCGGTGGATGTGAGTGTTCCTCTATGTGACGGGATCCCTTTTGACCTTTTCTGGAGTGTAGCGGGAGCCAGTCCGCAACAAAGGATTGTATCTGTAATCAACTCGTTCGGGCAAACCATTTTTACAAAACCGGCAGGTACCGGTACCGTCAATTCGGTGGTGTATACCGATGTTGCAAATTGTACCACGCCGCGTTGTGATTTGACCCCGACGGGCCTCGCTGCGAATAACGTTTTTACCAATACGGCTGAAATATCATGGGTGGCGCCGGCTACGAATTCATGGGACATTTATCTGGTGTCGCCGCAAACCCCTGCGCCGGACGCAACTACAACTCCTACATTTAATGACATCAGTGACAATCCGTATGCGTTAACGGCATTGACTCCGGATACGGATTATGTATTTTATGTACGCGTGAACTGTCCTACGGGCGATTCAGCATGGGCTGGCCCTTTTCCGTTCCATACTTTACCAACCTGTCCTAAGCCAACGAATTTGGGAACCGGAACCATTACCATGACAAGCGCTGAGCTTACCTGGGTGAATGGCACGCCTACCGATTCACTTTGGGAAATATTATTGCTGCCTGGCCCAACTGCACCGCCAGCTCCGGCTCCATCACCGGCTGACCCTACAGTCCCTGCGGGAGGTTTCTTTTTCCAGACCACCAACTCGCAGTTGCATGAGATCAATACCTTAAGCGCGGCAACGATTTATTACTATTATATCAGGACGATTTGCCCGGGTAACGATAAGAGTACCTGGTCTGGCCCATTTATTTTCAACACGGTGACCTGTGATCCGGTTGATAAATGTGATTACAAGTTTATCATGACCGACTCAGGCAACAACGGCTGGAATGGTGCCAGAATGCAGGTAAGGCAAAATGGCATCATCATACAAACCATCGGTCAGACGATTTCCGGAGGCGGTGGGCCTGTAACGGTCACCGTTCCACTTTGTAATAACGTTCCCTTCGATTTATATTGGAGTGTTGCGGGAACACAGCCTGCACAGGTAGGTGTTTCTGTCCAAAATCCTTTTACCGATATCGTTTATACTAAATTGCCTGGAGAGGGTGCGCCCCTTACGGTGCTTTATGCCGATAACGTTTTGGGGAATTGCGTCCCTCCGACCTGTCCGAAACCAACAGCTTTGGATGTAAACGTCACCCAAACCACACAAAACTCAGTGGAGCTGACGTGGACTGAAAGCGGAAGCGCTACCCAGTGGGAAGTCTATGCCGTTCCCGTAACCGGCGCTACTCCGCCTGTAAACGGATCCCCTGTAACAGGAACCGGAGCGTATCATATTGCCAATGCTAATAGTCCGTATGTGCTTACAGGATTACAGCCGGGAACCACTTACATTTATTATGTCCGCGCCATTTGTTCGGACACTGATGTCAGTACATGGACGATACTGAATCCTAAAACCTTTACTACCAAACCGGTTAATGATGAGTGTGAATTTGCAACAATCGTTCCGGTAAATACGACAAGGGATTGTGTGTTATCAGTCACTGGAAACACATTGGGCGCGACACGCTCACTTCCGAATACTGCACCGGTTTGTCCTGGAAATACCGATGATGATATCTGGTTCAGCTTCCAGGCCACTTCCACCGTCCATATTATTACCATCAGCGATATTGTAGCCTCTGTACCAGCTGCGGCCGATATCAATCACACTTTGTATTCAGGCAACGATTGCGCCGCATTGACACAAATGTACTGCAGCAATCCAAACATAAGCATCGCTACAAATCTCGTCATCGGAAACTGGTACAAAATCAGGGTCTACACCAGCACGGGGAATGTAGGACCATCTGCATCATTCAAATTATGCATTACTACACCGCCGCCGGTGCTCAATGACGAATGTGCTACAGCAACAACCGCAGTGGTAAACACGGGTATCGAATGCCTGGTATCAACACCGGCTTCTATTACAGGCGCGACACCATCTCCGCAGACAAGTACCTGTGCTGGAACTGAAGATGATGACATCTGGTTTGAATTTACAGCCACAAGCACGAAACAGATCATCACCTTGTCAAACATTGTCGGGACCACAGAAAACCTTAGTCATGCCTTATATCATGGTGACCAATGCGGGGCCATGACGTTCATGTATTGCAGTGATCCGAATGAAAGCATCGTAAACAACCTTGTAATTGGCGATAAGTATAAAATCCGTGTGTGGACGAATGAGGCCACGCTACAGGATGTTACTTTCGATCTTTGTATCGGTCGTATCCTTCCGCCAATCACTACCAATACGAACCAATATACCGTTCCACAATTGGTACAGGATGTATTCCTTGGATCGGATTGTGCTCTGGTAAGCAACGTTACCTGGTCGACAGGAACGAACTTTGGCTCTACGAACGGAATCGGTTACTTTAATAAAGCGCTTTCCGAATTCGAATACGATTACGGAATTATCCTGAGCACAGGAAACGCACTGAATGTTCCGGGACCTAACGATTCTTTATTAAGTGATGGCGGTTTCGGCTGGCCCGGCGATGCTGAACTTGAAACGGCAACCAACATGGATACGCAATCGCAGAATGCCACGAAACTTGAGTTTGATTTCATTCCGTATGGTGACGAGCTGAACTTCCACTATAAATTTGCATCAGAGGAATATGGTGACTTCCAATGCGCCTATTCAGATGCCTTTGCGTTCCTGCTGACAGATACCACAACGAATACGACAACGAATATTGCCGTATTGCCTGACGGCACGGAAGTATCCGTCACTAATGTGCGCAACGGCCTTTATAACGACAATTGCGGCTCTGTTCACGAGCAGCAATTTGAAACGTATTATGGCGACAACGGCGTCAATCCCATCGGTGCTCCCATCAATTACGATGGTATTACAGTGGATCTTACTGCACACGCCCAGGTTACTCCCGGCACGCTTTACCATATCAAACTCGTTATTGGCGACAGACTTGACAGCAATTATGATTCTGTCGTTTTCCTTAAAGGAGGAAGTCTTGACATCGGAAATGTAGAACTTGGAAGCGATTTCCTTGAAGCGGATGGAAGCGCCATCTGTATAGGCGACAATGTAACGATTGCCTCAAGCCTCAATCCGGATGAATATGATTTCGTATGGCTTAAAGACGGCGAAATTATCCCGAATGAAAATGGTGAAAATCTTGTTGTTCAGCAAGAAGGGGTATATACGGTACAGGCGACTTATGAGAATACCACCTGTGTCACTTCAGATTCTGTAACGGTACAGTATTTCCAGGATGCTGTTGCAGGGCAGCCTGCGAATTTATTGAATTGTGATGCCAATGGCACCGCTTCTTTCGACCTTACGGCAAATCAGAATACCATCATGGCACCATTCGCCCCGGGAACACATGACATTCACTATTATCTTTCACAAGAAGATGCGGAAGGCAGCACAAATGAAATCACGGATCTGACAAATTTCACGGGCTCAAACAACCAGACAATCTATGTAAGGGTCAATAAGCTCACCACCACCTGCCACCAGTTCGTATCATTTACATTAGTGGTGCAGGATTTGAGGCCGCAGTTTACATTGACAGCGGATAATCCGGCCGTGTGCCCTTTTGGGACGACAACACTTAGTGTTGTGCCGGTTAATTTCACAATAGGCGATGCCTCCATTTCGTATAAGTGGTTCTATCTTGGCAACTTAATTCCGAATGAGAATGGCCCGACGCTTACCCTTACCGGAACAGCGCCGGACAGCCCAATCAATTACGGTGACTATTCTGTAACGGTAACATATGCGGCTAACGGAATTGGTGCCGGATGTGACAATACGGAACATCTAGAACTTACTCAGGGCACTTTCGACTGGGATATCAGTGTTACCGGACCGGCATTACTTTGCCCTCAGGGATCCGGAGACCTGGTTGTTACTATTACAGGCAATCCGGACAATGTGCCGGTGAAGTATACTTACAGATTATTGCCGAATGGAACTCCTGTTTCTGTTTTCAGCAACGTATTTACCATTTCCGGACAAGAAGCCGGGACTTATGAAATCGTCGCCGACATCCAGGGATGTACCAGTGAGCCGAAAACGTTTACGGTAACCCAGACCACACAGGCCGACTATCATGTAACGTTCGGCGGGCCATACAGTGCTTGCATCAACCAGTTTGTGACACTTGCCTTTGATGCATTGGATTTCGATATCAATGAACCTTCTGCGGAATATACCTGGAAGCTCAACGGCGAAACCGTTGGTACCGGACTTACCTATGACGCACAGGTTACCGGAAATGTCGAATATGAATTGGTTGTCAAAGTTTTTGGATGTGAAAAATCATTTTTTGTACCGGTCACCGTGAATGATTCTTCCATCAGTATTGAATTCACCGCGGAATGTAATGGCAACGATTTCGTCATTACGGCGCTTCCTGTAAACGGATCCTTTAACCCGCAGTCGGCCACTTTCGACTGGCGCGGCGGAACGTTCAGCCAGGGCCCTGTTCCGGGATCGATCATTGCGACCACTGCACCGACCACTTATTATGTTATTGTAAGTGAAGGGGGCTGCAGCTCGGAAGATTCGGTTACGATTTCTGACATTTCCTGTATGATACAAAAAGGAATCTCCCCGAACAACGACACGAAGAACGATTCGTTCGACCTGACGGCACTGAACGTGAAGCACCTGAGTATCTTCAACCGCTACGGTACGGTAGTTTATGAGTATACGGACTACACCGACCAATGGGTTGGCCAATCGAACAAAGGCGAAGAGCTTCCTGACGGCACGTATTTCTATGTGATAGACAAGGCCGACGGCGAGCAGAGGACCGGATGGGTTTACATCAACAGATAA